Proteins encoded together in one Lathyrus oleraceus cultivar Zhongwan6 chromosome 5, CAAS_Psat_ZW6_1.0, whole genome shotgun sequence window:
- the LOC127080327 gene encoding uncharacterized protein LOC127080327, with translation MKSSKRNIYSFKFKDPDLRSLRDLVSQMHPVYRINFGKNYGNLLSILNQRVDYIALITLAQFYDLPLRCFTFQDFQLAPTLEEFEHLVRIPMKSKPQFEGIDESLPLEIISSTLHMDEKEAEANLETKGNTKGFSLSFLLEGAHTLLKAKSWDACYSTIALTIYGAVLFPNMDGFVDMAAICVFLTGNPVPTLLADVYYYISHRYIKKKGMIACCAPLLNQWFLEHLLKTGAWVEQTDVSWPQRLGSLRSEDLSWYSKEYINMDIIFSCGDFPNLPLIETQGCVNANPILSPRQLGYLMEGPPEARSLESFLLLDFGIENPSLFQRIKEAWKNVNRKGKVDLGRANVITKEPYFQWERDYVIEDYESFKKTIDFLQGDRDKFRAKLDGLVGFCNWAAKELPWKLRDAVEELKEDSTPPGIISFILLYRGLLKRFKEELEELQAESLQFNFLISYILFL, from the exons GATCTAAGGAGCTTACGTGATTTGGTCTCTCAGATGCACCCAGTATACAGAATCAACTTTGGGAAGAATTATGGCAATCTGCTCAGCATCCTCAACCAACGAGTAGACTATATAGCTTTAATCACTTTGGCCCAATTCTATGACctacctttaagatgcttcacattccaagacttccaGCTAGCACCAACATTGGAAGAATTCGAGCATCTTGTTAGGATTCCTATGAAGAGCAAACCACAATTTGAAGGGATAGATGAATCTTTGCCCCTTGAGATCATTTCTAGCACGCTTCACATGGATGAAAAGGAAGCAGAGGCTAACCTAGAGACTAaagggaataccaaaggattttcGCTAAGTTTTCTCTTGGAGGGAGCTCATACCCTACTAAAAGCAAAAAGTTGGGATGCTTGTTACTCTACTATTGCATTGACCATCTATGGCGCCGTCCTGTTCCCGAATATGGATGGTTTTGTAGACATGGCTGCTATTTGTGTTTTCCTTACTGGAAACCCAGTacctaccttgttagctgatgTTTACTATTACATAAGCCATAGGTACATTAAGAAGAAGGGAAtgattgcttgttgtgctcctttattAAATCAGTGGTTTCTAGAACATCTTCTGAAGACAGGTGCTTGGGTTGAACAGACAGATGTTAGTTGGCCTCAGAGATTGGGATCACTCCGATCTGAAGATCTTTCTTGGTATTCCAAAGAATACATCAACATGGACATCATATTCAGCTGTGGGGACTTCCCTAATCTACCACTTATTGAAACTCAAGGATGTGTGAATGCTAACCCGATTTTATCACCCAGACAACTCGGCTACCTAATGGAAGGCCCTCCAGAGGCGAGGTCTTTGGAATCTTTCTTGTTACTTGACTTTGGGATTGAGAATCCTAGCTTGTTCCAACGAATCAAAGAGGCTTGGAAGAATGTCAATCGAAAAGGGAAAGTTGATTTAGGGAGAGCAAATGTgattacaaaagaaccatattttcagtgg GAGCGAGACtatgtgattgaagattatgaatcctttaagaagaccatagaCTTCTTGCAAGGAGATAGGGATAAGTTCCGTGCAAAGCTCGATGGGCTAGTGGGGTTTTGTAATTGGGCAGCTAAAGAATTACCATGGAAGTTAAGAGACGCAGTCGAAGAATTGAAGGAAGATAGCACTCCTCCAGGCATAATCAGTTTCATTCTACTCTATAGAGGGTTGCTGAAGAGATTCAAGGAGGAATTAGAAGAGCTTCAAGCAGAAAGCCTGCAGTTTAATTTTCTTATATCTTATATTTTGTTCCTTTAA